The nucleotide sequence CCGACTCCGTGTCGTACAACGAGGACTGGCACCCACCGTGAGCGTTCGCGGCAGGGATCAGTACGTCCTCGAGGATGGCTTGGTCGAGTTGGAGCCCAATTCTTCTCTCCAGATCTGCTCTGCAGATGGTCGACGCCGAGACCATGGTTGCAGTTTTCAGGAGTCCTGAAAGAAACGCCATCGGCACGGGGCTCCTCCTTGACTGGCTCGGGAGCAGGGCAACGATGGTTTCTACCACGATCTTTTGCTGCTTCAGCATGTCTGCATCTGAGAAGCCACCTTTAGATGATTGCATGTCTCTCACCGTGATTCCCTGGAGAGAGCTCTGTGCGTAATTGATCAGGATCTTGCTCACAGTCTCCTGCTTCAGGCCTTTAGATTTCATTGCTGAGAGAGCCCTTTGGAAGAAGTCTAAGCTCAGCACTGCCAGCGACTTCCCCCACCAGTCTTTTGGCGGTTCCACCCCTGCCATTGCAGGCTTATGAGGCAAGCTGTGGTCGAGTTTGGAGAGGCCTGAGGTTAGCTGCTCTTTGCATACGGTGGTTGCCACCGCTGTGAGGATCCTGTTGATCAGATTGATCTCTTCTGCCACAGGAAGGAGGCTTTCGCAGTGGTGGAGGACGGTGATTGAGTTGATGATGTTGGGGATGACTGCTTCCTTGAGGTAGATCTCTGTTCGGAGTTCCAAGTTCTTCTCTGCAAACTCCTCGGTCATCTCCAGGTAATGTGCTGCACACCGCAGCATGGCAACATTGGATGGGTTGAGCTCTGTGTTGATGCCGTAGCAGAACTTGGCAGCGATTTCGAATGCTTCTGCTCCGCCCGGTGTGCCATGGAGATTGATGCGCGTCACCTTTGAGTTCTTTGCGTCGGATATGAGCTTTCTGATCCTTCCACTCCGGGAAACAAGAGGGAACTGCAGAGATCGATGGCTATGTGGTGAGCTTTGAACTGCTAAAAGTAAGCATTTCAcatttgtttatgaagtgtttatacatagtATCATGATAAAGAACATCgaagaaaaggaagatatttGCTAGCTAGAGAAGAGCAAATTTATGAAATGGAACTTTTTATAAATGTTCTGCTGATGTTTTTAATTGTTCTGTTTCTGTTCATGAAAATTGATAGAAACACAACAATTTGACCATAGTCTACCAAAAGATTTAAGTCATTCGAAATCGAGTTATTCTCACCTTGTGCAGTGCAAAGCTTGATGTACCAACTTCAACTGTGAGATCACTAGAAACATCAGAAAGTGGCCTGAAAGGTCAGGTCAGGAAGTTTAAGAGTTAGAACTACACAATGGAAATTTGTTTAGTTAACAGAACAGTCTTCTGCGAGCATGATGTTTGACATGTTTTTTAGGAACAAGATGTAACTAATGCAGTGAAAATTTTCGTTTGATGACAGATAGCATTCCTACTTACATTTTCATTTTTCCTCCTATCTTTTTCACTAGAACTTTATTTCAGACAATACTCATCTACTCAGGTGCATTTCTTAGGTTTAACGCATTGGTGAAACGTAGTTCCATCTTTTTGTAATGCTAACAGTAGTATGGCATTTATGTTGCTGCCAAAGTTCACTAAATAGCCAGAAGTTGACAGTCGCCAATCCTCTTGTTTCCTTCTCTTCAGCTTTCTTCAGTTTTACCAATTAACACCAGCAATGATAAATATGTACAGCATGCTAGCCAAGCCAATTTGATTTCAAATGTGCAGCAAAAAATTCATATGTAGTGCATCTTTTAGACAGAATTATTTTCTTCTCCTGTATTACACTGTGAATTAGCAGAGAGACAGATACGTAAAACAGAATTTTGCGGCGAACATGCATGAGGCGACATAAAGGTTTATCATGTAAAGTTTAGAAGGGGAGAAGAAAATGTTTGTGATGAAACGTAGAAATTAGATGTCCATCataagatttttctttttgtcaGATGTCTAGAAGCTCATGAACCAAAGCAAATATGTGGAATACCAATACAACTATCAGTAGAACACTCAAATAGAAATGAATTCATGCATGGTTACAAGAGCACTGTTACCATTCGGTGGCCTGTCGTGTGCTCAAACTGGATCGGAAAATTCGCTTTGCAGGAACAACACTCAGCTGCTTCAGCTCAGTGACAGTGGCCACCCCCATCTCTCTCTGCCTCTGATAACAATGAGGCTGTTCTTGTATGTTCCTAGGCTGCTGCAAGGAAGGAAGGAGAAAGTCCAAGTTTTGGTGGATGTATGAGGAGAGAAGGGAGTGTGAGCTTTATGAGGGTGGAGTGGTGGCAGGGAGAAAAGCCATAGGCTTGATGAGAAGTAAATTTATTTGAACAGTGAGATAGTTGATGATCTGATTTGCACTTTTGGATGACACTTTCAACTACATTGTGCAAAAGGTAGAATTTATAGCAGCATTGTTATAAAAAAGCATAGAATAAACGTATACTGGGATGCATGTCTTTTAGTCAAAACTCTGGAGGTAAAAACCTTTACTCTCTTCTCTGTACACTGAAAGATTCATGATAAAAGATGGTATGCAGATGATTATTTTAGTATGACATGAGCTGGAGTTCTTTTTTCCTATTTATTTATCCAAAAAATTGTGTCTATGTTGGCATTATTGATGCTGCCCTATACGAAATCCTACCCCAGATAATAAACTATGCTTGATGCTTTTATCTTAAAATGTCTTTGGTCACTAAATAAACACTACTGTTCTCTGAAGCTGATCATAGAAGTTAGAATCATAAGCTTGAATACAGTTTCCACTAGCAGCAAAACCACCGTTTATGATGACAGTAATAAATCTGTGGtctcaaatttattattttatttcccCAGGAAAGCAAAGGTGCATTTCAACTGTTTGAAGGTAATTAGGTTCTCCTTCAAATGGACAAGAAACGGGTTCTTTACTAGCACCTAGTGACATGAGAAACTGTACAGCAAAAAGAATGGTAGCCTTTCTGGATTGTAGGGGTCATGAGTTAAACATCTACAGAGTGATCAACATCTGAATGGTTTAGTAATAAGTGCTCAAGTTTGGTAGGGTTTTATTTGCAAATCGCTGATTAATAAAGGAGTAGACAGCTGTGCCTTTCTCTTGTCTTTTGGAGTTAAAAATAATGTTTGAGGTTAGTGGGGTGATTGGATCCATTCATGAAACCtaattcaatattaattgctTTATGTTGCTGTAGTTTTCAGGACTCTGGTAGGGTGTGCATTGTctctttaagaagaagaagaagagaaaagaaaagaaccagACACAAAAGCGAAAGCCAAGCCAACtgtgagcaaaaaaaaaaacatgtatatTTTAAAGCAAATTTCCTGGAAAGCTTGGCAGGTTATGatgaaggtgaacaagaaatagtTTAGTGTGAGACACATTATGTGCTTTAGATCTAGCTCTCATTCTACAGCTGCAGTTTTTACTTACCTAAATAATCCCGTTACCCCAAGGAACTTAGATTTGACCATCCAATTGATGTTTGATCTTTTGATCTTTTATTGGTGAGACAGGATCAGAAATTTTCTCTGAACTATTGATTAATTATGAACAGAAGTAATTGGGATAGGGATggggaaaaggagaaaaaaattgaGAGTGTGCATTTCTTCTCCATGACATGATGGTAAAGCCAAGAATCATTAGCACAGTTGAAGCTGGTGACCCTCATTATGGCAAATCGAAAAGAAACGACTATGAAATGTCTGGGCCCATAAAAAATCTAAGCTTTTTTAGTGACTTCAATTAATCCATATGATTGTGCATCATGTTAAAAGCAGATGGTCCAACCTCTCACATAACCATCATGTTTGTAAAGATGTTCTCTTCCTTGCAGGACTGCAGGAGGTATGCATACACAATTGCTAAGATTTGTACCACCAATCCAACAAAAGGTGACCTGCAATGAGTCATGACAGCTCAGTATATTCTCATATACTGGggttcttttattatgataagtTCACTTGATTTTATGTTGTCTCCCACATAGTTTATATTGGATGAGCATATGAGTGAAATCATGGTAAGGTTCTTCGAGATGATTAGATCAACAGCCTCCATGATCCCTCCTAATTCCTTCCTCTTTTGGCTGAGTATTAATGCTCAGGTTAGCtcatagtaaagtaaagaagACCATTTACTTTGAGATCCAGGCTTTCAGCACAAGAGGCTTTTTAACTGCTGCTTAACTCTGTTGCAAGTCTTGGGAGTCTTGAGCCACTGAATCATGATCATGAACTTCAAAATTTCTGGAAGCTACCTTAGTCTCTAAAGCTGGTTAATCAGAACTTTTGCTTGGAGAATGTAATTGTAAAGGTATGGTCTCTGTAAGATATGCATCATCTGACACTTTTTACTGGCATTTTATAGTTCTAACAGATGATTGTGGAGCTAATGAACATGAAGTGAATGAACtggaaagaaaggggagaaaagtagCTGGTTCTACTTTAGAGCAAAGGGTTATGGAAAATAGTAGTTAAAAAATGAAAGCTCATGAGGGGATAAAGATGCAGACTTAGAATTGGATCAGAACACCCAATGGGTGAACTCTCAAATACTTCACAGGGTACTCAAAAGACTGGATACAGAGCACAATGAAACAGATCAAATTGATTGTTATGGTGTGTCAGATGGACATGATAAGCACTTTGCCCTGCggaaaaggaaagatcagcagcTGATGATGGGGTTGGGACTTGCACTGTGCATAGCATGAGAGAAGTTGCACAATGTAAAGGAATCTCTGGTCTTCTTGTATGGTAACCATTATAGTGAACAGCAATCCTACTTGAGTGAGTCAGAAGGCTGAGTGCTGGCAGAAAGAAATGTTCAGGTAATCTCAAACTTAGCTGCAGACTCGGTAAAACTTCAAAGCTGTGTGTTCTAGTTTCCTTGCTTTGATTCTTGTAGAGTAATTTAGTACCTATATGTTTTCGAGACTGATTTATCTCATCATTTTTTGAAGCTTTGATTCTTGAAGATTAGAAACATCTTTTGGAGTTTGATCAAGAAGTTTAGAAATGACGAGTGGTAAGATGTTTCTTAATCTCATCAAACTTGACTATCTACCCAAATCCAAAACCAATCTCAAGTTCAAATATTTCCAATTGAATTTATCTCATTGATctggattaatatatatatatatatatatatatatatatatatatatatatatatatatatatatcagatttAATATCAATTTAATCCAAAAACTTAAATTTATCTGATTGTATATGTAATTCGACTTTCTTAATTTTTGTGAATGTGAAATTATATTGTCAGTCCAACTTCACTCTTCAACTCTTAATATTTCCTAACTTATAATGCAATGAAATTGGAATTTAAGTAGGGAAAACGGAAGATTCCATTGATACAAAGCCAATAGATTTATTGAAATTGAACTTACGATATCGGATCAAATGTGTCGGTATATATGGATTCAAAAGTCCAACAAAATAAATATACTGAAAGGGTATCCGAACTTTCTAAGACCCTATGTTAAAAAGGTCTaactaataataaaattaaatgaatTTATAAGGTATTATTGTATCACGGATTTGGTGCAACACAAATGTAATTGAGTCCGAGATAAACATGTTACGTGTCGATCATGAGAACAACGATCCAAAGAATCTAccgtaaaataaaagataaacacTTGTTAGAAATGCTCTTTGCTGCATCTTACAAGGTTCGACACTCCCAGAATAGATCATGTAAGTGTTTGACCAAGATTCGACTAGAACATACATAGCAAGAATGCCTGTACCTATATGTTTTTGAGATAGTATTATATCATTGTTTTAAGAGATAGTGTGTGTGGAGAATCTAATTACTCTCATTTAGATCTTGCACCTATGTGCAGCCAAAGCCCAATCTACCAGCTTTCCCCAACATCATGCATGCATGTGTCTTGCTCCTG is from Musa acuminata AAA Group cultivar baxijiao chromosome BXJ3-8, Cavendish_Baxijiao_AAA, whole genome shotgun sequence and encodes:
- the LOC103995873 gene encoding BTB/POZ domain-containing protein At1g03010 isoform X2, whose protein sequence is MFPLVSRSGRIRKLISDAKNSKVTRINLHGTPGGAEAFEIAAKFCYGINTELNPSNVAMLRCAAHYLEMTEEFAEKNLELRTEIYLKEAVIPNIINSITVLHHCESLLPVAEEINLINRILTAVATTVCKEQLTSGLSKLDHSLPHKPAMAGVEPPKDWWGKSLAVLSLDFFQRALSAMKSKGLKQETVSKILINYAQSSLQGITVRDMQSSKGGFSDADMLKQQKIVVETIVALLPSQSRRSPVPMAFLSGLLKTATMVSASTICRADLERRIGLQLDQAILEDVLIPAANAHGGCQSSLYDTESVARIFSIFLNLEEDEEDGGRLREERDGCYELDSPRSPKQSAIVKVSKLLDSYLAEVALDSNLTPSKFIALAELLPDHARVVNDGLYRAVDIFLKVHPNIKDSERYRLCKTIDCQKLSQEACSHAAQNERLPIQMAVQVLYLEQIRLRNVINGGHDQFFFGSAIGQCAQRSGSGVGSGAISPRDNYASVRRENRELKLEVARMRIRLTDLEKDHVSMKQELVRANPANKLLRSFTKNLSKLSALFRMRVDVKPLSAKAASDARLLFQKRRRQAIW
- the LOC103995873 gene encoding BTB/POZ domain-containing protein At1g03010 isoform X1, which codes for MGVATVTELKQLSVVPAKRIFRSSLSTRQATEWPLSDVSSDLTVEVGTSSFALHKFPLVSRSGRIRKLISDAKNSKVTRINLHGTPGGAEAFEIAAKFCYGINTELNPSNVAMLRCAAHYLEMTEEFAEKNLELRTEIYLKEAVIPNIINSITVLHHCESLLPVAEEINLINRILTAVATTVCKEQLTSGLSKLDHSLPHKPAMAGVEPPKDWWGKSLAVLSLDFFQRALSAMKSKGLKQETVSKILINYAQSSLQGITVRDMQSSKGGFSDADMLKQQKIVVETIVALLPSQSRRSPVPMAFLSGLLKTATMVSASTICRADLERRIGLQLDQAILEDVLIPAANAHGGCQSSLYDTESVARIFSIFLNLEEDEEDGGRLREERDGCYELDSPRSPKQSAIVKVSKLLDSYLAEVALDSNLTPSKFIALAELLPDHARVVNDGLYRAVDIFLKVHPNIKDSERYRLCKTIDCQKLSQEACSHAAQNERLPIQMAVQVLYLEQIRLRNVINGGHDQFFFGSAIGQCAQRSGSGVGSGAISPRDNYASVRRENRELKLEVARMRIRLTDLEKDHVSMKQELVRANPANKLLRSFTKNLSKLSALFRMRVDVKPLSAKAASDARLLFQKRRRQAIW